From the genome of Triticum aestivum cultivar Chinese Spring chromosome 1A, IWGSC CS RefSeq v2.1, whole genome shotgun sequence:
CAGCGTGACCTCTGCGTGCTCCTCGCTGCCGGCCTTGCCGTCGAGGAAGCGCACCACGGTGAGCTGCACGCCGGGGTGCTCCGCCATCCTCCCGGCGAGCTCGAGGGCCTCCCGATCGTCGGGCCCGCCAAAGAACAGGACGCACACGCCGTGCGCGACCTGCTCGGAGCTCACCTGCTCGCCTCCACCAAAGCTGCGGTCGACGAGGACGGCGACGGAGCATGGCGCCTCCCGCAGGATCCTCCGGTTCACGGCGCGCCACTCGGGCCCGAGGttctcgacctcgtcgccgccgccgtggccggcgTGCTGGCGCTTGTGGAAGGGCAGGACGATGAGGGAGACGCGCTTGTcctcggcgacggcggcgacgtcgTCGTGCATGGTGTGGAGCGCGGAGATGGCGGTCATGGGGCGGACGTGGACGTGGCCGAGCTGCGCGTAGGTGCCGAAGGCGACGTCGACCTGGTCGTCGCCGCGGCGGTAGGGGCGGAGGAAGGGGAGGCCGTTGCGGCGCGCGGCGCGGGCCATGAGGATGGAGGAGGTGCGCTCGGTGAGCTCGACCATGCGGAGGATGTAGAgcttgacgaggcggcgcggctGCGTGTGGCCCCGGATGGTCTCGATGAGGTTGATGAGCGCCGGCACGTCGTGGCCGCCGTGGATGCACGCCAGCACGCGCAGCTCCATGGCGTTGGCGCCCGCGGCGCCGCCAGCAGCGGAGGACGGGGAGGACGGCGCCGAGGTGGGGCCGTGGAGCTTGCGCGGGTGCAGGCGGCGGCGGCCCGTGGCGCGCGCCGGCTTGTAGATGGCCATGACGGTGGGCGTTGTGATGAAGGTGGTGACCAGCGCCATGAGCACCAGGATCGCGAACGTCTCCTCGTTCAACACCTGCAACCAGACCAACATGAACAGACGCAAGTTTTGGTTGAATTTCTGCAAAATCCGTATACCTGAAAAAGCTCTCACACAAACGAACATCCGATCATCTTTAGAGTATAATTAGCACAATCTTTAGAGTATAAATCTGATCATCTTTCTATTTACAGCTTATGACaaaattaagaaaaatatttttttttgcgAATCAAAATTGCAAACTATAGCATTCTGTGTTCTGTAAAacgaagtaaaaataaataaaaacaaatgaGGTAGAAACATGATCGAATCTTTCCTCACAAAAAAGGAAGAAACATGGTCGAATATTTATGTTTGACTTGAGAGTGTTTGTGTTGACTTTGATGGGCCAAAATGAATAATGCATAGCGTAGATATTTCGTCGGATCGCGCCGCGCAGCGCAGTGCATGATGCGGCACGTGGTGGGCGTGAGCGACTCGTGGGCGTCTACGCCACTGCGGACCCACGTGTCAGCCACTCAAACGGTTGCTCTACTTGCATGAGCGATTCAAACGGTCATTCATCTGGACTTTGCAGCCATGCACGCAGGGTCAACTAAGCAAGTGATTAACCACTCAAGGATTATTAGTCATGTAAAATCACATGCGTAATTTTTGGACTTTGAAGTTTTTGTTCATTCCACTACTAGTTTCTACTTAGTACACCATGCAAAGTGCACCGTCATCATGTATTCATGTTAGCGGACTATAATACTACAGagctgtttggtttgagactaagtttgtcTAAGATTGCCAcatctaaggttaggcaagtttgacttaCTTGAATGGATGTTTGGTttaagccacatcttaggcaagtcACATTAAGGCACACATCACATACACTCAAAAAATATGGCAAGATTCTCTTAGATATGCCAACTTATGGTTCTCATTTTGAAAAATTAACCTTAGACAAATGTGGCAATATTGTATGACAAAATGTGGCATGGATAGACCTAAAACCAAACAGGCCCTACGTATGTGAGAAGGTTTTGGATCGGGAGAGATTGTTCATTCCGCTACAAGTTTCTAATGCAAAGTGCATGATGCGCCACGTGATGGCACGGGACGCATGCTCCAAGCTGCGTGCATGAGCGACTCGTGGGCATCTACGTCACTGCAGAGTGCAGACCCACGTGTCAGACTCACAAACGGTTGCTCTACGTGCATGCTGAAGGAACGCTCTGGAGCACTTCATTTGGACTTTGCAGCCGTCAAATTTCAGCAAGTGATTAATCACTGACTGACTCACTCACTCACGGAACAAGGTGTAATTTTTGGACTCTTCATGTGCTACCACTGACTTCGTTGCCCTAGAAGAAATGAGAGCAAACTGCCATGGCAGAGCAGAATCTAGAAAGCTATAGTACGTAGCATAGAGATGATCCATCTATTCTCTCCCATGTTTCAAGTGAGTACCAACAGAGAGATAGACAGAGACGAATCTAGGAagaggaagcagcagcagcaggtgaCTCCTGCTTTTGTCCTCACGAGACCAGACGGCCGGAGAGCCATTCTTTTGGCTCTCTTCACGTCTACGCACGTACACGTATACGTACCAGCACGCAAAGAAATAACCAAAATACATAAATTATACGCAGAAAGACATGTATATATACGACGTCGTGCTGGCCGGTGATGTGTAGTGTGTACGTACCGGCCGCACGCAGTAAGTAGGTAGACGTACCTTGCGCTCCCTGCCGATGTTGAGGACGATGAGCTCGACGAGGCCCTTGGTGTTCATGAGCACGCCCAGCACGATGGCCTCCTTGGCCCCCATCCCGCACGCCATGGCCACCGCGAACGTGCCCATGATCTTCCCCGCGCACGCCGTCACGATGATCAGCGCCAGGAtgcccagcgcgccgccgccgcggatGGTGGCCACGTCCGTCTTGAGCCCGCTCGACGCGAAATACAATGGTAGAAGCAGCTCCGACACCAGGTCCTCCACGCGCTCCGTCACGCGGCCGGCGAACCCGCCGTCCTTGGGCACCGTGAGCCCGAACACGAAGGCGCCGAAGATGGCGTGGATGCCGATCATGTCGGTGGCGAGGCCGGACGCGAGGACGCCCGCGAGCGTGAAGGCCACCCACACGGCGGATCCCCCGCCGCCTCCTGAGTCCGACCGCCGCGCCACCCACGACATGAGCGGCTTCACGGCCAGCATCCACACGGCCACGAACGCGGCGCCCGAGAGGAGCACCCAGAGGGACGTCACCGGGCTGCGCCGGTCGTCCCCGCTGCCGGAGATGGCCACGGCGAGGGCCAGCAGCACCCACGCCGCCACGTCGTTGAACGCGGCGGCCGCGAGCGCCGTCTCGCCGATGGCCGTGGTGAGCAGCTTGAGCTCGGCGAGGATGCGCGCGAGCACGGGGAACGCGGTGATGGACATGGCGACGCCCATGAAGACCAGGAACGGCGCGTAGCCGGCCTCGTCCGCCCCAGGGATGGCGCGGCGGATGACGAAGGCGACCCCGACCCCGCACGCGAACGGGAGGGAGATGCCCGCGGCGGCGATGGCGAAGGCGCGGCGGCCGCTGCGGCGGACGGAGCGGAGGTCGAGCTCGAGCCccacgaggaagaggaagaagaggaggccgaggctgGCGACGGACTCGAGCACCGGCGCGCTCCAGGGCGGGAAGAGCGCGCGGAGGTAGGGTTTGTTGCGGCCGAGCGCGGAGGGGCCGAGCAGGATGCCGGCGACGATCTCGGCGATCACCTTGGGCTGGCGGagcgggcggaggaggagggccAGGACGCGGCTGAGGAGCAGGATGAGCAGCGTCTGCAGGATGAGCAGCGGGAAGGCGAAGTGGAGCGGGTCGTCGCCCTGCCACATCCCGTTCGACGACGTCTTCACCGCCGCCATCTCCGCCGACGACACGGACATGGCTGGCTCCTTCGTTTCTCGTTGGTTCCCGCGAAGGCGGAGGCGGTTCAAATCGTGCACGGGAGAGCGGGTGGGGTCGTGGTGGTGTCTCGTAGTGCCGTGGGGAGCGGAAAAGGAGAGGAAGCGGCGCGGGGGGCTCGTGATGCTTTTGCTCTGCTCCGCATGTGAAGCGGTGAACTGGTGATGGTGACTGCTTACGAGTGAGCAAAGTGCACTGAATTGATTGCTTATGTTCGATTTGAGCCCAACATACTACATTCATTCCGCACATAGCACCAAGGCTGAGTCAAATTTATATCATCTAGTTTGCATAAATTTTGTCCGATTCGTTGAAAGAGTAATTGAAATGTATGTAGATAGCGTTGAATGTCCGGCCCCCGCATTTGTGTGTGGGGACTAGCCCCTCCGGTCCATGGGCGAATACGATCTCCGTTTTGCGGGACAGCGTTGGAAATGCCCTAACACACTAGTCTTGTGATTGGTACGAAGATGAACTGTCACATCTTTCAGTAAATTTTGCAGTCCTTAACTCCTGAAAATTCAAGGTTTTTATAGTTCTTTGGGTAAACTTAGAAGATAGAAAGTCACTTATAAACATTAGCCTAAAAAGAAAGCAGTAGACCGTATATATATTGATGGAGGGAGTCCGTATTTTCCTCTTTTTAATGAAAATGCAACACTCTTGACGGTATCTAAAAGAAATCCTTATTAGAATTTTCACGCTATGGGAAGACGGTGGCTTCTCATTTTTTCCTAGCATATGTGTAAGACACACGTGCTCGTGTgttgtgtgtggttgtgtgggtttACTACTCTCTACCTCTACCTCTACCTAATAACAAAGCACGTAGGGTTGTTGTCTGTTCGTCGCACCAATTTGCAAAAAAAACTCTGCATTTTCATGAAATCAATCTGCAGTCCAGATTTAAGTTACACCGAACCATTATTTTACAGTTTTTCAGAAAACCCTGACTTTTTAGGTAttccatccgcggatcatatttaagtcaaataaATGCTTTTCTAaaccatccatatcttttaaaccgtaatttcgatttaaacatgttatatatgaaatttgattagaaaaatatgtagaatatgaatataagATTATTTAACATGTTAAGTAtttataaatattattttggaagatatttaattcaaacaaatggttttctaaattatacgtatcttttaaaccgtaactccgattttaatatgttatatatgaaatttgattagaaaaatgtgtgaaaTCTGTATATGATGTCAATTTTACCCGTTAAATATtgttttggaagcaaacttataactatagcgcacgatccatttttctttcatacaggcggcgatccggattgcaaataaacacccactataatcatatagggaaaagaaaacatcgagaactacacatgcatacctctgaatacGTCGCAGggaaaaacaacagatttctcatcgcgagtgtgagagaaagcgagagagagggagagggaggagagagggagagagagacgtctTAGAGTTAACCACATTCTAACACGTTTTGGTTTGTGTGAACACTAAGGCCACCGCCGGCGAGGGTGAAAaaaaggataagcggcaacacaactATGACGCATTGCTAAAATAAAGGAGATTGACCTATTGTggcttgagtgatggttgttcggTTAAGAGTGTGTtgtgttttttctcccgttgcaacgcacgggctcttttgctagtcaaAAGTAAAAGAATTTCAGACAACAACTTTTACGCGCTGTGATTGTGTGGTTGCTGTATCAAAAGTAAAAGCATAGAAATTTCATCTCATGCAAGGATTTAGCACCATTCAGGCAACAACTTTTTTCTCGTGTCCCAACTTGTTGCTGTATGGATTATTTGATTATTTCCATTCCCGCCCATTGCATGCATGTGGCTGCCCATGGGTAGTGGTCAGAATATTATGTCCCTAGTTATATTATCTTGATAATTTTTCAGATGACATAAATAGCCATCTTGAAAAGTTAATTTTTTTGCGGTTATTAGTTATGGCATTCCTTCCTTGCTACATCCATAAAGCTCTTTGGATTTGTGGAGTCCATACAGGAGAATTTTGTAACTTTTCAAGACAATTGTAACCCTATTACTATGAAATAAAACTCCTATTTACCCTACAAAAAAATCTTTTCAAGACAGCTACCCGGGTTCAGTCCTTAGAATTCACATGGTATGGAAAGATGGTACGAGCAAATGCTTTGCTCGCGGGAGTCGAATTGAATATTTTCCTACAGCATGGGTACTACTATCTCTCAATAATAAAATAATTCATAGAGCTTAGTGTTAAAGTCAAACAAGGACAATAGTTCACGGTTCAGCTTCCTTTATAACCTAGATTGGCTTAACGAAGCCAGAATCAAACACCTCAAATATCATTGTATGTTATTTCCCGTGTAGATTATTCGATGCTGAATTTCTATTGCCGTCCTCCATGCTGAATGCACGTGGCCTAGCGGTGGGCACCTGTCAGAATATCATTGTAGGTTACTGGTAGAGTGGTAGTCTTCGGTTATCCATGCACCGCACACGTAGTACGTTTGTGCACACAGATATACTGGTATGTTGCGGCTAGTTAGGGTTAGGCCAGTCCCTCGCATGTACGGTTACGTTCGCACACTTCTCCAACCTTCGGACTGAAGAGTGAAAAACACACTGACAACTCGGCCCCACAATCAAGAAGCATACACACATGTGCCGCTGTAGCTCATCGACTCATTGACCTGAGCTTCCTGCACCGCCGTACGTACGTGTGCCGTGTATGCATGTCATCAACCACCTGACGCCGGTTGATCTGGACCACTCCTCGATCCATCGGCGGTCATCTGGTCATCATCATCGCACCTCCATTTcttctaagagcaactccaacagcgCACCTCCGTTCCATTCCAgttctaagagcaactccaacagctATCGTAAACCTCAAATAACTAGCGCTTACAAAAAGTTGGGGCAAAAAGTTAGTATCCAGTAGCTTTCCTAATTACGATTCGTTAACACAGGTTCCCATAAAAACATCCATTTCTTTCGGCAACTATGGGAAGAAAGTCCTTCGCGTATAATTTTGGTGGGCTACAATCCCATGAGCTTTCATGCTCGGGGCAAAATTGGCAAATTTGACACTAAAACGAAagtattttataaactaaactgtTTTAGAAAATATTTCACCCTGCTCGGACTCCCCCGTGTTGGCCCTGCGCCACAccgtcgtcgacgccaccacgctGCCTCACCATCGCTGCTACCTCGCCGCCATGCCGCGCCACGCCTGAGCCACACCTCGCCGCGTCACCGTGCCCAGCCGTTGGCCCTGCACTACTGCGTGGCCGCACCGCCGTGTCACAGACTTGCAGGCCCTAGACTATTAGCTAGGCTTGTTTAGTGGAAAATTGAAAGAAAAATACAGGAAGAAGTTCATGGGAACTGAGAAAAGTAGTTGATGGTCAACTTCCCATAAATTATACAGTCATTCCGTAAAACCGCTTTTATGGAAGATTTTTACAAGAGTTTTTGGAGTTGTTCTAAGTTCTAATGTatcctcaaaagaaaaaaaaatccaagTTTCTAATCAATCAATGCCTCCATGGTTAGCTTTTCTCCATTGACTTCGTATTCTTAAAAAAGGACATGTGTCTTACGTGTTTCTCGACTTTATGCCGTTGCTAGCTAGCCCTGGCTATATAGTAAGCAATCAGATAGATTTTTACGGGAATCAGTCAGATAGACCTACATAGTTAACTGATCACTTGTCGGAAACTCTGTCTGGATCGTTCCTTGTGGCGAATTATTGTACTGGAAGCGAGGAATTGGAGCGGTGGCGGTAGGTGCTAACGTACACCGTCCATTCTAAAGTATGCTAAGTACACTACGCATTATATTATTCCTACCTATCTCGTACCGCGGCGGACGGTTTGAATCGACCCATCAAGTGCCCGCGCGCCTTTTCCTCCAGGAATCCACGGTTTGGATTTCTCGATCGGAAAAGTAAAGTAGAGCCTCCATCTTGGAAGGGA
Proteins encoded in this window:
- the LOC123187320 gene encoding cation/H(+) antiporter 20, coding for MSVSSAEMAAVKTSSNGMWQGDDPLHFAFPLLILQTLLILLLSRVLALLLRPLRQPKVIAEIVAGILLGPSALGRNKPYLRALFPPWSAPVLESVASLGLLFFLFLVGLELDLRSVRRSGRRAFAIAAAGISLPFACGVGVAFVIRRAIPGADEAGYAPFLVFMGVAMSITAFPVLARILAELKLLTTAIGETALAAAAFNDVAAWVLLALAVAISGSGDDRRSPVTSLWVLLSGAAFVAVWMLAVKPLMSWVARRSDSGGGGGSAVWVAFTLAGVLASGLATDMIGIHAIFGAFVFGLTVPKDGGFAGRVTERVEDLVSELLLPLYFASSGLKTDVATIRGGGALGILALIIVTACAGKIMGTFAVAMACGMGAKEAIVLGVLMNTKGLVELIVLNIGRERKVLNEETFAILVLMALVTTFITTPTVMAIYKPARATGRRRLHPRKLHGPTSAPSSPSSAAGGAAGANAMELRVLACIHGGHDVPALINLIETIRGHTQPRRLVKLYILRMVELTERTSSILMARAARRNGLPFLRPYRRGDDQVDVAFGTYAQLGHVHVRPMTAISALHTMHDDVAAVAEDKRVSLIVLPFHKRQHAGHGGGDEVENLGPEWRAVNRRILREAPCSVAVLVDRSFGGGEQVSSEQVAHGVCVLFFGGPDDREALELAGRMAEHPGVQLTVVRFLDGKAGSEEHAEVTLRPTDARNAEKSYTFSTAVVNGHKEKELDEAAVGEFRQRMGDTVRFEERVVAGNVIEEVVAIGKSREYGLVVAGRGRLPSAMVAELAVRPAEHPELGPIGDTLASAGHGVASSVLVVQQHDVNADEVPVSVVQIDGQPHDGEHGKDDVAEP